In Quercus robur chromosome 11, dhQueRobu3.1, whole genome shotgun sequence, the following proteins share a genomic window:
- the LOC126706198 gene encoding cyclin-D3-1-like — protein MAVQQQNEQLRVQQQQENPSFLLDALYCEEERWEEEEEEVVQVSHGESGIYSSTDNNNVNNPSLFPLLLLEQDLFWEDEELQSLFSKELVQQLNHGNVETDSALSVARREVVEWMLKVNSHYGFSALTAILAINYLDRFLTSLHFQRDKPWMIQLVAVTCLSLAAKVEETDVPLLLDLQVEDSKYVFETKAIQRMELLVLSTLQWKMHPVTPLSFLDHIIRRLGLKTYLHWEFLRRCELLLLSVVSDSRSIGYLPSVLATATMMHVIDQVEPCNSMEYQHQLLDVLKISKEKVNDCCNLILELSNAYNCAHDNPQSHKRKYEQVPDSPSGVIDAVFSSDSSNDYWAVGSSVYSSPEPLFKKSRAHEQQMKLPSLNRVSVGIVGSPP, from the exons ATGGCAGTTCAACAACAAAACGAGCAACTAAgagtacaacaacaacaagaaaacCCTTCATTTTTGCTGGATGCTTTGTACTGTGAGGAAGAGAgatgggaagaagaagaagaagaagttgtacAAGTTTCACATGGAGAGAGTGGGATTTATAGTAGCACAGACAATAATAATGTCAACAACCCTTCTCTATTTCCTTTGCTCTTGTTGGAACAAGATCTGTTCTGGGAAGATGAGGagcttcaatctctcttctccAAAGAACTAGTACAGCAACTAAACCATGGCAATGTGGAAACAGACTCTGCTCTCTCTGTAGCTCGTCGTGAAGTTGTGGAGTGGATGCTCAAAGTCAATTCCCATTACGGATTCTCAGCTCTCACAGCAATCTTAGCAATTAACTATCTCGACAGGTTTCTCACAAGCCTTCATTTTCAGAGAGATAAGCCATGGATGATCCAGCTCGTGGCTGTGACCTGTCTATCTTTGGCTGCAAAAGTTGAAGAGACCGATGTGCCACTCCTTTTAGACCTCCAA GTGGAGGATTCAAAGTATGTGTTTGAGACCAAAGCTATTCAAAGAATGGAGCTTTTAGTGCTTTCAACCCTTCAGTGGAAGATGCACCCTGTGACTCCACTCTCATTTCTTGATCACATCATAAGGAGGCTTGGATTGAAGACCTATCTCCACTGGGAATTCCTGAGACGCTGtgagcttcttcttctctctgtgGTTTCAG ATTCAAGATCCATCGGTTATCTTCCTTCTGTATTGGCCACTGCTACTATGATGCACGTTATAGACCAAGTTGAGCCTTGTAATTCCATGGAATACCAACACCAACTTCTGGATGTCCTTAAAATAAgcaag GAAAAAGTAAATGACTGCTGCAATCTCATCCTTGAGCTATCAAATGCCTATAATTGCGCCCATGATAACCCTCAGAGTCACAAGCGCAAGTATGAACAAGTTCCCGATAGCCCAAGTGGTGTAATTGATGCTGTTTTTAGCTCGGATAGTTCCAACGATTATTGGGCTGTGGGGTCCTCAGTTTATTCATCACCAGAGCCTCTGTTCAAGAAGAGCAGAGCCCATGAACAGCAAATGAAATTGCCATCACTCAACCGAGTCTCTGTAGGCATTGTTGGCAGCCCACcatga
- the LOC126705676 gene encoding DNA-directed RNA polymerases II, IV and V subunit 3-like — translation MDGGMSYQRFPKVKIREMKDDMVKFELRETDASVANALRRVMIAEVPTVAIDLVEIEVNSSVLNDEFIAHRLGLIPLTSDRAMSMRFSRDCDACDGDGQCEFCSVEFHLRAKCLTDQTLDVTSKDLYSSDHTVVPVEFSDPNDPGEQRGIIIVKLRRGQELRLRAIARKGIGKDHAKWSPAATVTFMYEPTIRINEDLMETLSLEEKRTWIDSSPTKVFDIDPVTQQVVVVEPELYTYDDEVIKKADAMGKSGLVEIEAKEDSFIFTVESTGAIKASQLVLNAIEILKQKLDAVRLSDDTVEADDQFGELGAHLRGG, via the exons ATGGACGGAGGAATGTCGTACCAGCGATTCCCGAAGGTGAAGATCAGGGAAATGAAGGACGACATGGTCAAGTTCGAGCTACGAGAGACGGACGCGAGTGTGGCCAACGCGCTTCGGCGCGTGATGATCGCGGAGGTCCCGACCGTCGCCATCGACCTCGTCGAAATCGAGGTCAACTCCTCTGTCCTCAACGACGAGTTCATCGCTCACCGACTCGGTCTCATCCCACTCACCAGTGACCGAGCCATGAGCATGCGCTTCTCGCGTGACTGTGACGCTTGCGACGGTGACGGCCAGTGCGAGTTCTGCTCCGTCGAGTTTCACCTCCGTGCAAAGTGCCTCACTGACCAAACCCTCGATGTTACCAGCAAAGACCTTTACAGCTCCGACCACACCGTCGTTCCTGTTGAGTTCTCTGATCCCAATGACCCTGGCGAGCAAAG GGGAATTATCATTGTGAAGTTACGTCGTGGACAAGAACTGAGGCTGAGGGCTATAGCCAGAAAAGGGATTGGTAAAGATCACGCAAAATGGTCACCTGCAGCTACTGTCACATTTATGTACGAGCCAACGATTAGAATCAATGAAGACTTGATGGAAACTTTGTCACTCGAGGAGAAAAGAACCTGGATTGACAGTAGTCCTACCAAAGTTTTTGACATAGATCCCGTTACCCAAcag gTAGTAGTGGTTGAACCTGAGTTATACACTTATGATGATGAAGTGATCAAGAAAGCAGATGCTATGGGGAAGTCAGGGCTTGTGGAGATTGAAGCCAAAGAAGACAGTTTTATATTCACTGTAGAATCTACTGGTGCAATCAAAGCTTCTCAGTTGGTACTCAATGCCATAGAAATCCTCAAACAAAAGCTGGATGCAGTTCGCCTGTCAGATGATACTGTAGAAGCTGATGATCAGTTTGGTGAACTAGGTGCTCATTTGCGAGGAGGATGA